A single Staphylococcus muscae DNA region contains:
- a CDS encoding SE2200 family small protein: MKKLIVISIILGGAVAALKRYQQHVNKMPNIEY, translated from the coding sequence ATGAAAAAATTAATTGTTATTTCAATTATTCTTGGTGGAGCAGTAGCTGCGTTAAAACGTTATCAACAACACGTTAACAAAATGCCAAATATCGAATATTAA
- the lqo gene encoding L-lactate dehydrogenase (quinone) — MTSKHSKDIIIIGAGVLSTTFGSLIKDLEPDWNIKLYERLDQPGEESSNENHNAGTGHAALCELNYTVQQPDGSIDIEKAKSINEEFEISKQFWSYLVKSKNIDTPRDFINPLPHISFVRGVNNVNFLKKRYEAMKQFPMFDNIEYTEDIEVMRKWMPLMMKGRSASDIMAASKIDEGTDVNFGELTRKMARSIEKHPNAAVHYNHEVTNFHRREDGKWEVKVRNRKTGNVQTEIADVIFIGAGGGAIPLLQKTGIPESKNLGGFPITGQFLACTNPSVIEEHGVKVYGKEPPGTPPMTVPHLDTRYIDGKKTILFGPFASVGPKFLKNGSNLDLFKSVKPYNITTLLASAAKNLPLIKYSFDQILMTKEGCMNHLRTFVPEARDEDWELYTAGKRVQVIKDTEEYGKGFIQFGTEVVNSEDHTVIALLGESPGASTSVSVALEVIERNFPEELSAWKAKIQKMIPSYGKSLIDDEALMRKTREQTSKDLELNYYE, encoded by the coding sequence ATGACAAGCAAACACAGCAAAGATATTATTATTATTGGAGCAGGTGTACTCAGCACAACGTTCGGTTCATTGATCAAAGACCTTGAACCCGACTGGAATATTAAGCTTTACGAGCGTTTAGATCAGCCAGGTGAAGAAAGTTCAAATGAGAACCATAACGCAGGTACTGGACATGCCGCGCTATGTGAGCTTAACTACACAGTACAACAACCTGATGGCTCTATTGATATCGAAAAAGCGAAAAGTATCAATGAAGAATTTGAGATTTCAAAACAATTCTGGAGCTATCTTGTAAAAAGCAAAAACATCGACACACCAAGAGACTTCATCAATCCACTTCCACACATTTCATTCGTACGTGGCGTAAACAACGTGAATTTCTTGAAAAAACGTTACGAAGCGATGAAGCAATTCCCTATGTTCGATAACATCGAATATACAGAAGATATCGAAGTAATGAGAAAATGGATGCCATTAATGATGAAAGGTCGCAGTGCGAGCGATATCATGGCAGCAAGTAAAATTGATGAAGGTACAGACGTAAACTTCGGTGAGTTAACACGTAAAATGGCACGCAGCATTGAAAAACATCCAAATGCAGCAGTTCATTATAACCACGAAGTAACTAACTTCCACCGCCGTGAAGATGGCAAATGGGAAGTAAAAGTACGCAACCGTAAAACAGGTAACGTTCAAACTGAAATTGCGGATGTTATCTTTATCGGTGCTGGTGGCGGAGCGATTCCGTTATTACAAAAAACAGGTATCCCTGAAAGTAAAAACTTGGGTGGATTCCCAATCACAGGTCAATTCTTGGCATGTACAAACCCATCTGTTATTGAAGAACACGGTGTGAAAGTTTACGGTAAAGAACCACCTGGCACACCTCCAATGACAGTTCCTCACTTGGATACACGTTACATCGATGGTAAGAAAACAATCTTATTCGGACCATTCGCAAGCGTTGGACCTAAGTTCTTGAAGAACGGTTCAAACTTAGACTTATTCAAGTCAGTGAAACCATACAACATCACAACGTTATTGGCATCAGCTGCGAAAAACTTACCATTAATCAAATACTCTTTTGATCAAATTTTAATGACAAAAGAAGGTTGTATGAATCACTTACGTACATTTGTACCTGAAGCACGTGACGAAGATTGGGAGTTATACACTGCTGGTAAACGTGTTCAAGTTATCAAAGATACTGAAGAATACGGCAAAGGATTTATCCAATTCGGTACAGAGGTTGTGAACTCTGAAGATCATACTGTTATTGCATTACTTGGCGAATCACCAGGAGCATCAACTTCAGTATCAGTTGCATTAGAAGTAATTGAACGCAACTTCCCTGAAGAATTATCAGCTTGGAAAGCTAAAATCCAAAAAATGATTCCTTCATATGGCAAATCATTAATCGATGATGAAGCATTAATGCGCAAAACACGTGAACAAACTTCTAAAGACTTAGAATTGAACTATTACGAATAA
- a CDS encoding L-lactate permease, which produces MNALLMLVALSAVIVPFVCLVVLRMSALVGMTISAIVVTILGYFVWGIEGGVIAASFLQGVHKTLTIILILFGALALLNTLRETNAVARINAGFQNVSHDMRVQVIIVAFLFGSLIEGASGFGTPAMVTAPLMVALGFKPLTSVVTALIADSVSVSFGAVGTPIIVGLSTLKDANETLFSMTTLRVTAIDLLSGVFIPLIIVATMVIFFGKDNRFKSVLEIIPWIMLIGVVYVVTAWIYAMLTGPEFVSILTPLTVLVVAVLTARKGILMPKTIWQDALEDGYDTTAVSGKHEMSLLSAWSPYLIVVALLLLTRVVAPVKHFTTSVLNLSWNEILGYERISSSWELLYSPGTILLLSAFLAVLIQGKSMRNFTKACRDSIRTIRITTITLIATLAMVHVFSNSGLNGHELLSMPEFIANGMAHAFGDVWLVIAPFLGALGSFITGSATVSTLTFSPIQANIAQAIGADVYTVLGAQVIGAAAGNMICVHNVVAVCAVVNMPGKEGSVISKTLGPAMLYCILVGISTLIMATFFF; this is translated from the coding sequence ATGAATGCCTTATTAATGCTTGTAGCGTTAAGTGCAGTAATCGTACCATTCGTTTGTTTGGTTGTTTTACGTATGTCTGCACTCGTTGGGATGACGATTAGCGCGATCGTTGTCACAATATTAGGTTACTTTGTCTGGGGAATTGAAGGTGGAGTAATTGCTGCCTCATTTCTACAAGGCGTACATAAAACGCTGACAATTATTTTGATTTTATTCGGTGCTTTAGCGTTACTTAATACGTTGCGTGAAACGAATGCAGTTGCGCGTATTAATGCGGGGTTTCAAAACGTATCGCACGATATGCGTGTACAAGTGATTATCGTAGCATTTCTATTCGGTTCATTGATTGAAGGTGCGTCAGGGTTCGGCACACCTGCAATGGTAACGGCACCGTTAATGGTTGCACTCGGGTTCAAACCATTGACTAGTGTTGTAACAGCCTTAATTGCAGATAGCGTTTCTGTATCATTCGGGGCGGTAGGGACACCAATCATAGTAGGACTTAGTACGTTAAAAGATGCGAATGAAACACTATTCAGTATGACAACATTACGCGTCACAGCAATCGACTTGCTGAGCGGTGTGTTTATTCCACTCATTATTGTAGCAACAATGGTGATTTTCTTCGGGAAAGACAATCGATTCAAGTCAGTGTTAGAAATCATACCATGGATCATGTTAATAGGTGTTGTTTACGTAGTCACTGCATGGATTTATGCGATGTTGACAGGACCAGAGTTTGTTTCAATCTTAACACCACTTACAGTACTTGTTGTGGCTGTTTTGACAGCGAGAAAAGGTATTTTGATGCCGAAAACAATTTGGCAAGATGCGCTTGAAGATGGTTATGATACAACAGCTGTATCAGGGAAACATGAGATGAGTCTATTATCCGCATGGTCACCCTATCTAATTGTTGTAGCGCTCTTATTATTAACACGTGTGGTCGCACCAGTTAAACATTTCACGACATCTGTATTAAACTTGTCATGGAATGAAATTTTAGGATATGAGCGTATCTCTTCTAGTTGGGAATTGCTTTATTCACCGGGTACGATTTTATTGTTATCTGCATTTTTAGCGGTACTTATTCAGGGCAAATCAATGCGTAACTTTACAAAAGCTTGTCGTGATTCTATCAGAACAATTCGTATCACGACCATTACGTTGATTGCAACATTGGCAATGGTACACGTATTCAGCAACTCAGGCTTAAACGGACATGAATTGTTGAGTATGCCAGAATTTATCGCTAACGGTATGGCCCATGCATTTGGCGATGTGTGGCTTGTAATCGCACCGTTTTTAGGTGCACTCGGTTCTTTCATTACAGGTAGTGCGACAGTATCTACCTTAACGTTTTCACCAATTCAAGCAAATATTGCTCAAGCAATTGGCGCGGATGTATACACAGTGCTGGGTGCACAAGTGATTGGTGCAGCAGCAGGGAATATGATTTGTGTACATAACGTTGTAGCGGTATGTGCCGTTGTAAACATGCCGGGTAAAGAAGGTAGTGTTATTAGTAAAACACTCGGGCCAGCGATGTTGTATTGTATATTAGTAGGTATTAGTACATTGATTATGGCAACATTCTTCTTCTAG
- the treP gene encoding PTS system trehalose-specific EIIBC component, translating to MAVKRTDVQDIIEAVGGAENVQSATHCVTRLRLVLHDDGQVDKERLSDNSLVKGQFKADNQYQIVIGPGTVDEVYKVFVSETGAEAVSKDEAKAQAAKKGNPLQRLIKLLGDVFIPILPAIVTAGLLLGINNVLTMNWTKGAPSIVERFPEIADVANIINVIATTAFIFLPALVGWSAMRVFGGSPVLGIVLGLVLMHPQLLSQYEIGTADEIPKWHILGLAIEQLNYQGQVLPVLIAAYVLAKIEKGMNKITPDSIKLLVVAPVALLVTGFLAFLVIGPAALWIGTGITVAITTLFESAGWIGGAIYGLFYAPLVITGLHHMFLAVDFQLIGSELQGTYLWPILAQSNIAQGSAALGAWYIFKKRKMVKEQGLAATSSLSGFLGVTEPAMFGVNLPLKYPFFAGIITTMMTGALIGGAGVLGKVGVGGVPAIISINREFWGIFAIATVISMIVPAILTIIFSKFSREKTKKMVDKPEEM from the coding sequence ATGGCAGTTAAGCGAACGGATGTACAGGATATTATCGAAGCTGTTGGTGGTGCAGAAAATGTACAATCTGCGACACATTGTGTGACGCGTCTCAGATTGGTCTTACATGATGATGGTCAAGTGGACAAAGAGAGATTGAGTGATAATTCATTGGTCAAAGGACAGTTCAAGGCGGATAATCAGTATCAAATTGTCATTGGTCCAGGTACAGTGGATGAAGTATATAAAGTCTTTGTCAGCGAAACAGGTGCTGAAGCGGTGTCTAAAGATGAAGCAAAAGCACAAGCTGCAAAGAAAGGTAATCCGTTACAACGCTTAATTAAGCTGTTAGGCGATGTCTTCATTCCTATTCTGCCAGCGATTGTTACAGCGGGTCTGTTATTGGGTATTAATAACGTCTTAACAATGAATTGGACAAAAGGTGCACCATCGATTGTTGAACGTTTTCCAGAGATTGCAGATGTTGCGAATATCATTAATGTGATTGCAACGACAGCATTTATCTTCCTACCAGCTTTAGTGGGTTGGAGTGCGATGCGTGTATTTGGTGGTAGTCCAGTGTTGGGGATTGTATTAGGTCTTGTCTTAATGCATCCACAACTTTTATCGCAATATGAGATCGGAACAGCAGATGAAATTCCAAAGTGGCATATTTTAGGTCTTGCGATTGAACAGTTGAATTATCAAGGTCAAGTATTGCCGGTATTAATTGCTGCTTATGTGCTTGCTAAAATTGAAAAAGGTATGAATAAGATTACACCTGATTCAATCAAATTACTGGTCGTAGCCCCGGTTGCACTTTTAGTGACTGGATTCTTGGCATTCTTAGTCATTGGGCCAGCTGCTTTATGGATTGGTACAGGCATCACCGTTGCCATTACAACATTATTCGAAAGTGCAGGTTGGATTGGTGGTGCTATTTATGGTCTTTTCTATGCGCCATTAGTGATTACAGGATTGCATCATATGTTTTTAGCAGTGGACTTCCAATTAATAGGCAGTGAACTACAAGGAACTTATTTATGGCCAATACTTGCACAATCTAATATTGCACAAGGTTCTGCGGCATTAGGTGCTTGGTATATTTTCAAAAAGCGTAAAATGGTAAAAGAGCAAGGTTTGGCAGCGACTTCGAGTTTATCGGGTTTCTTAGGTGTGACAGAACCGGCGATGTTTGGTGTTAATCTGCCATTGAAATATCCATTCTTTGCAGGTATCATTACAACAATGATGACAGGGGCATTGATTGGCGGTGCTGGCGTACTTGGTAAAGTCGGTGTCGGTGGGGTACCAGCGATTATTTCAATCAATCGTGAATTCTGGGGTATCTTTGCAATTGCAACCGTTATTTCGATGATTGTGCCAGCTATTTTAACAATCATCTTTTCAAAGTTTAGTCGAGAGAAGACGAAAAAGATGGTCGACAAGCCTGAAGAAATGTAA
- the treC gene encoding alpha,alpha-phosphotrehalase yields MMKEQDWKKSVVYQIYPKSFNDTTGNGEGDLRGIIDKLDYLQFLGVDYLWLTPIYDSPMNDNGYDISNYYEINEQFGTKADLRELLDAAHTRGLKVILDIVINHTSTEHEWFKAARQSKESPYRDYYFFKNSQDGPPTNWMSKFGGNAWQFDDQTEEYYLHLFDVTQADLNWNNENVRKALYKILNYWIDFGVDGFRFDVINLISKGAFEDSEAIGKEFYTDGPRVHEYIHEMNRKTFGDKDFMTVGEMSSTTIDHCIQYTQPERQELHSVFNFHHLKVDYKDGEKWTNQKFDLQQLKTILMDWQTGIYEGGGWNAIFWCNHDQPRVVSRFGTDLDEAMRKQSAKTLAIVLHLLQGTPYIYQGEEIGMTDPHFTSIAQYRDVESLNAYHSLKSQGYDEQEILTILGQKSRDNSRTPMQWSADTHAGFTTGTPWIDVSPNYETINVEAALEDQNSIFYMYKQLIALRHTHDIVTYGNIVPRYMGHEQLFVYERNYEGQTWLVVANMTNEPAKLPEDIEREGDIIIENGTVTGGYLEPYGAYVLSIESK; encoded by the coding sequence ATAATGAAAGAACAAGATTGGAAAAAGTCCGTTGTTTATCAGATTTATCCCAAGTCATTCAATGATACAACAGGGAATGGTGAAGGAGATTTACGTGGCATTATCGACAAGTTGGATTATTTACAGTTTTTAGGTGTCGATTATTTATGGCTAACACCTATTTATGATTCGCCAATGAATGACAATGGCTATGATATCAGTAATTATTATGAAATCAACGAGCAATTTGGTACGAAGGCGGATTTACGTGAACTTCTTGATGCAGCGCACACACGTGGTCTCAAAGTAATCTTAGATATTGTCATTAACCATACATCGACAGAACACGAGTGGTTCAAAGCGGCTCGTCAGTCTAAAGAGAGTCCATACCGTGATTATTACTTTTTTAAAAATTCTCAAGATGGCCCTCCGACTAATTGGATGTCTAAGTTTGGTGGAAATGCTTGGCAATTTGATGATCAAACGGAAGAATACTACTTACACTTATTCGATGTCACACAAGCAGATTTGAACTGGAATAATGAAAATGTACGTAAAGCATTGTATAAAATCTTAAACTATTGGATTGATTTTGGTGTGGATGGATTCCGCTTTGATGTGATTAATTTAATTTCTAAAGGTGCATTTGAAGATTCAGAGGCAATTGGTAAAGAATTTTATACCGATGGGCCACGTGTCCATGAATATATTCACGAAATGAACCGCAAAACGTTTGGCGATAAGGACTTTATGACAGTAGGGGAAATGTCGTCTACAACAATTGATCATTGTATTCAATACACGCAACCAGAGAGACAAGAGCTACATAGTGTTTTCAACTTCCATCATCTTAAAGTGGATTATAAGGATGGGGAAAAGTGGACGAATCAAAAGTTTGATTTGCAGCAGTTGAAAACTATTTTGATGGATTGGCAAACAGGTATTTATGAAGGTGGCGGTTGGAATGCGATATTTTGGTGTAATCATGATCAGCCACGTGTCGTATCTCGCTTTGGGACAGATTTAGATGAAGCGATGCGAAAACAGAGTGCTAAAACACTTGCGATTGTGCTACATTTATTACAAGGGACGCCGTATATTTATCAAGGTGAAGAAATTGGGATGACAGACCCACACTTCACATCGATTGCACAATATCGAGATGTTGAATCTTTGAACGCTTATCATTCATTGAAGAGCCAAGGATATGATGAACAAGAAATCCTGACAATTCTTGGACAAAAATCTCGTGATAACTCTCGTACACCAATGCAATGGTCTGCGGATACACATGCTGGCTTTACGACAGGAACGCCATGGATTGACGTGTCACCAAACTATGAAACCATTAATGTTGAAGCGGCATTGGAAGACCAGAATTCCATTTTTTATATGTATAAACAATTAATCGCGTTACGTCATACACATGATATTGTGACGTATGGGAATATCGTGCCACGTTATATGGGACATGAACAATTATTTGTGTACGAGCGAAACTACGAAGGACAGACTTGGTTAGTAGTAGCGAATATGACAAACGAACCTGCTAAGTTGCCAGAAGATATTGAGCGAGAAGGTGACATTATTATAGAGAATGGCACAGTGACAGGCGGTTATCTTGAGCCATATGGGGCGTACGTTCTGTCCATAGAATCAAAGTAA
- the treR gene encoding trehalose operon repressor, with the protein MIKQNKFKQIYEEVRRDIIEGIYAYGTQLPSENQLVEQYDVSRETVRKSLNMLVADGMIQKIRGKGSVVIFQGITEFPFADLVSYKEVQRRQGKAHHTELHVFEKVVAGDVPTIQQALNVSLNTPLWHIVRHRKMDGHTKIIDEDYLLYDLFPDLSESHLLDSLYAYVEQVKGYDISFSSKSITFEAFGTQEYETFGDVTPNYTATVRGIVHLKDTTKFQYNISKHLATEFCFVDFSRRQK; encoded by the coding sequence ATGATTAAACAAAATAAGTTTAAGCAAATATATGAAGAAGTGCGAAGAGATATTATTGAAGGTATATATGCATATGGAACACAACTCCCATCAGAAAATCAACTTGTGGAACAATACGATGTGTCACGTGAAACAGTCCGGAAAAGTTTAAACATGTTGGTGGCTGACGGTATGATTCAAAAAATACGTGGGAAAGGATCTGTTGTGATTTTTCAAGGGATTACGGAATTTCCTTTCGCAGATTTAGTGAGTTATAAAGAAGTACAACGAAGGCAAGGGAAGGCACATCATACAGAATTGCATGTCTTTGAAAAGGTAGTTGCAGGAGATGTTCCCACTATCCAACAGGCGTTAAATGTTTCATTGAATACACCTTTATGGCACATCGTTCGTCATCGAAAAATGGACGGTCATACTAAAATTATTGATGAAGACTATTTGTTATATGACCTATTTCCTGACTTGTCGGAAAGTCATCTGTTAGACTCTTTATATGCATATGTCGAACAGGTAAAAGGATACGATATTAGCTTTTCAAGTAAGTCGATTACTTTTGAAGCGTTTGGTACACAAGAATATGAGACATTTGGTGATGTAACGCCGAATTATACAGCGACAGTGAGAGGGATTGTACATTTAAAAGATACGACGAAGTTCCAATACAACATCTCGAAGCACTTAGCTACGGAGTTTTGTTTTGTAGATTTTTCACGTCGACAAAAATAA
- a CDS encoding GNAT family N-acetyltransferase, with protein sequence MSIFISTLTEMDYEPSLQMIGDAFKDAPESDQNEAQLVKGLRMAPDYRYELEVIAKTADDEIIGHAMCSEVMIKSGEHAYVALALAPLSVTQAYQHKGIGTALVQALEERAYAQEYTTIVVTGYPDFYEQMDYEVAADHGITVPFDVPNEAVRVKFLWDSLEDPPHGEVHYPEHFFTI encoded by the coding sequence ATGTCGATTTTTATTAGTACATTGACAGAGATGGATTATGAGCCATCTTTACAAATGATTGGAGATGCTTTTAAAGATGCACCGGAGTCTGACCAAAACGAAGCACAACTTGTGAAAGGGTTACGTATGGCACCGGATTATCGTTATGAGCTGGAAGTGATTGCGAAAACTGCAGATGATGAGATTATCGGACATGCGATGTGCAGTGAAGTAATGATAAAAAGTGGTGAACATGCATATGTTGCACTTGCACTCGCACCGCTATCTGTGACACAGGCGTACCAACATAAAGGGATTGGGACGGCACTAGTACAAGCTTTAGAAGAGCGTGCCTATGCGCAAGAATACACGACGATTGTTGTAACTGGATATCCTGATTTTTATGAACAGATGGATTATGAAGTGGCGGCGGACCATGGTATTACTGTGCCATTTGATGTGCCGAACGAAGCGGTGCGTGTGAAGTTTTTATGGGATTCATTAGAAGATCCACCACACGGAGAAGTACATTATCCGGAACACTTTTTTACAATATAG
- the dnaX gene encoding DNA polymerase III subunit gamma/tau, which yields MDYQALYRMFRPQSFEDVVGQEHVTKTLKNAIAKGKQSHAYIFSGPRGTGKTSIAKIFAKAINCETNHDGEPCNACAICKGITLGTNSDVIEIDAASNNGVDEIRNIRDKVKYAPSESRYKVYIIDEVHMLTTGAFNALLKTLEEPPAHAIFILATTEPHKIPPTIISRAQRFDFKAINQSQIVSRLKYVAETQGIDFDEAALDFIAKVSEGGMRDALSIMDQAIAFGDDHLTLQDALDVTGSLADADLNELMADVVLGNVHAAFERYHTFVSQGKEVNRLINDMIYFVRDTIMAKTTNTEMEYDALSRLELSVLYQMIDVINDTLVSIRFSVNQNVHFEVLLVKLSEMIKVTNMSTDTIPTQAPAQVDTALVARLDQLESELKTLKSQGTSRLTPPKAQPMKRRGSAMTYSVERIAKVLDNANKEDIASIKARWLDVIQYAKNREQKALVSLLQNSEPVAASEDKVLIKFEEEIHCEILQKDEEKRQSVEKVVKDIINKSVEVVGVPADKWMQVRSDYIEGLKRNGNERPPQSQPSQEQPSAVQAARDIFGADIVHEVDSET from the coding sequence GTGGACTATCAAGCGCTATATCGCATGTTTCGCCCACAGAGCTTTGAGGATGTTGTGGGTCAAGAGCATGTGACGAAAACATTAAAAAATGCTATTGCAAAAGGGAAACAATCACACGCATATATTTTCAGCGGACCTCGAGGAACAGGTAAAACGAGTATTGCTAAGATATTTGCGAAAGCGATTAACTGTGAAACGAATCATGACGGTGAACCATGTAACGCATGTGCAATTTGTAAAGGGATTACGCTAGGAACAAATTCGGATGTCATCGAGATAGATGCTGCGAGTAATAACGGTGTCGATGAGATACGAAATATCCGAGATAAGGTCAAATATGCACCGAGTGAATCGCGTTATAAGGTGTATATCATCGATGAAGTGCATATGTTGACGACAGGTGCCTTTAATGCACTATTAAAAACACTTGAAGAGCCGCCTGCGCATGCCATTTTTATTTTAGCAACGACAGAACCACACAAAATCCCTCCAACGATCATCTCACGTGCACAGCGCTTTGACTTTAAAGCAATTAATCAGTCACAAATTGTATCAAGACTTAAGTATGTTGCAGAAACACAAGGGATTGATTTTGATGAAGCGGCATTAGACTTTATCGCCAAAGTATCAGAAGGTGGGATGCGTGATGCGCTCAGTATCATGGACCAAGCGATTGCCTTTGGAGACGATCATTTAACATTGCAAGATGCTTTAGATGTAACAGGAAGCCTTGCTGATGCAGATTTGAACGAACTAATGGCAGATGTTGTTTTAGGTAATGTTCATGCTGCTTTTGAACGCTATCATACATTCGTGAGTCAGGGGAAGGAAGTCAATCGTTTGATTAACGATATGATTTACTTCGTTCGAGATACCATTATGGCTAAGACGACGAATACAGAGATGGAATATGATGCCTTGAGTCGTTTGGAACTTAGCGTTTTGTATCAAATGATAGATGTCATTAACGACACACTTGTATCGATACGATTTAGCGTGAATCAAAACGTACATTTTGAAGTATTACTCGTGAAGTTATCTGAAATGATTAAAGTAACGAATATGTCTACGGATACGATACCAACGCAAGCACCTGCACAGGTAGATACAGCACTTGTTGCACGTTTAGATCAGTTGGAATCAGAACTTAAGACACTCAAGTCGCAAGGAACGAGTCGCCTAACACCTCCAAAAGCGCAACCGATGAAACGTCGTGGTAGCGCAATGACGTACTCTGTGGAACGTATTGCGAAGGTTTTAGACAATGCAAATAAAGAAGATATTGCGAGCATTAAAGCACGTTGGCTCGATGTGATTCAGTACGCCAAAAATCGTGAGCAGAAGGCATTGGTTAGTTTACTACAAAACTCTGAACCTGTTGCGGCGAGCGAAGATAAAGTATTGATTAAGTTTGAAGAAGAAATTCACTGTGAAATTTTGCAGAAAGATGAAGAAAAACGACAAAGCGTTGAAAAGGTCGTAAAAGATATTATTAATAAGTCTGTCGAAGTTGTCGGCGTCCCTGCAGATAAATGGATGCAAGTGCGCAGCGATTATATAGAAGGTTTGAAGCGCAATGGTAATGAACGCCCTCCGCAATCTCAGCCATCACAAGAACAGCCGAGTGCCGTTCAAGCAGCAAGAGATATTTTTGGTGCGGACATTGTGCATGAAGTGGATAGCGAGACATGA
- a CDS encoding YbaB/EbfC family nucleoid-associated protein — translation MRGGGNMQQMMKQMQKMQKKMAEEQDKLKEEKIEGSAGGGMVKVVVTGHKEVVDVIINEEVVDPEDVEMLQDLVLAATNEAMNKADELTADRLGKHTKGLNIPGLM, via the coding sequence ATGCGCGGTGGCGGAAATATGCAACAAATGATGAAGCAAATGCAAAAAATGCAAAAGAAAATGGCAGAAGAACAAGATAAATTAAAAGAAGAAAAAATTGAAGGGTCAGCTGGCGGTGGCATGGTCAAAGTTGTTGTAACAGGTCATAAAGAAGTAGTAGATGTCATCATCAATGAAGAAGTAGTAGATCCAGAAGATGTTGAAATGTTACAAGACTTAGTACTTGCTGCAACAAATGAAGCAATGAACAAAGCGGATGAACTGACAGCAGATCGTCTTGGCAAACATACTAAAGGTCTTAACATTCCAGGATTGATGTAA
- the recR gene encoding recombination mediator RecR produces the protein MHYPQPISKLIDSFMKLPGIGPKTAQRLAFHVLEMKEDDVVQFAKALVDVKRELTYCSTCGHITEQDPCYICEDKQRDRSIICVVEDDKDVIAMEKMKEYKGLYHVLHGTISPMDGIGPEDINIPALVERLKDESVQELILAMNPNLEGESTAMYLSRLVKPLGIRVTRLAQGLSVGGDLEYADEVTLSKAISGRTEM, from the coding sequence ATGCATTATCCACAACCGATATCGAAGCTGATTGACAGCTTCATGAAACTGCCAGGCATTGGTCCCAAGACGGCTCAACGTCTGGCTTTTCATGTACTAGAGATGAAAGAAGACGATGTTGTACAGTTTGCCAAAGCACTCGTAGATGTAAAGCGAGAACTTACCTATTGTAGTACATGCGGTCATATAACAGAACAAGATCCATGCTATATTTGTGAAGATAAGCAACGAGATCGTTCAATTATTTGTGTTGTTGAAGATGATAAAGATGTGATTGCGATGGAAAAAATGAAAGAATATAAAGGGTTGTATCATGTCTTGCATGGTACGATATCTCCAATGGATGGTATTGGCCCGGAAGATATCAATATTCCAGCACTTGTAGAGCGTTTAAAAGACGAAAGTGTTCAAGAATTGATACTCGCAATGAATCCAAACTTAGAAGGTGAATCGACAGCGATGTACCTTTCAAGACTTGTGAAACCTCTCGGTATTCGTGTCACACGACTTGCACAAGGGTTATCTGTGGGTGGCGACTTAGAATATGCGGATGAGGTGACTTTGTCAAAAGCTATTTCAGGACGAACAGAAATGTAA